In Streptomyces sp. SLBN-118, the following are encoded in one genomic region:
- a CDS encoding GH92 family glycosyl hydrolase, translated as MQPRTRPRQRQFRAAALVAAASMFAMTAQSVAVALPAQSAQSLAAEREFASSFEADEPQPEWRNTVEIDPAGNKRSSGVDGGFSAGIPGNVTDRVTDVRAGAENTGAGETKENLVDLQPGTKWLAFEPTAWIEFDTDAPVKVVTYAMTSANDAAERDPRDWTLKGSADGKEWKVLDSREGQNFEKRFETRTYDIADGANATAYAHYRLEITKNNGAGLTQLADVQFSNGDTSTPTPDDMRSQVDRGPSGSPTAKSSAGFTGKRALKYAGTHKADGRAYSYNKVFDVNTAVGRDTELSYRIFPSLPDTDLSYPATNVSVDLAFTDGTYLSELRATDSHGGLLTPQGQGAAKRLYVNQWNQVSSRIGAVASGRTVDRILVAYDSPKGPAKFQGWIDDISLKPKAPERRLAHLSDYASTVRGTNSSGSFSRGNTFPATAVPHGFNFWTPATNSASKSWLYEYARGNNADNLPTVQAFSASHEPSPWMGDRQTFQLMPSAAAGTPDTDRAKRALPFRHEKETARPHYYGVTFENGLKAEIAPSDHAAMMRFTYPGDDASVIFDNVTKEGGLTLDPATSSFTGFSDVKSGLSTGATRLFVYGVFDAPVTSSGSEGVSGHLRFSAGEDRTVGLRIATSLISVDQAKKNLADEIPQGTRFERVKDRARAAWDDLLGKVEVEGANRDQLTTLYSSLYRLYLYPNSGFENTGTTSRPRHQYASPFSPMTGPDTPTRTGAKIVDGKVYVNNGFWDTYRTTWPAYSLLTPAKAGELVDGFVQQYKEGGWISRWSSPGYADLMTGTSSDVAFADAYVKGVDFDAEAAYEAALKNATVVPPWSGVGRKGMETSPFLGYASTQTHEGLSWSLEGYLNDYGLAKMGQALHKKTKKARYQEESAYFLNRARNYVTLFDSRAGFFQGRDLKGDWRVPSEQFDPRVWGYDYTETNGWGYAFTAPQDSRGLANLYGGRAALGEKLDAYFSTPETASPEFVGSYGSVIHEMTEARDVRMGMYGHSNQVAHHVTYMYNAASQPWKTQEKVREVLSRLYTGSEIGQGYHGDEDNGEQSAWYLFSALGFYPLVMGSGEYAIGSPLFTKATVHLENGHDLVVKAPRNNGRNIYVQSLRVNSTAWNSTALPHELIARGGTLEFSMGSKPSSWGTGKKAAPVSITQDDKAPSPRRDAITGSGPLFDNASATEAAFERAELPVAPGTRAVQYTLTSSARAKAPAGWVLQGSQDGTTWKDLDKRSGQSFAWDRQTRAFTVGAPGSYAKYRLVATGPATLAEIELLS; from the coding sequence ATGCAGCCCAGAACCCGACCTCGGCAGAGACAATTCCGTGCGGCAGCCCTGGTGGCTGCCGCTTCCATGTTCGCGATGACGGCCCAGTCGGTGGCCGTCGCCCTGCCCGCGCAGTCCGCCCAATCCCTCGCGGCGGAACGGGAGTTCGCCTCGTCCTTCGAAGCGGACGAGCCTCAGCCGGAATGGCGCAATACGGTAGAAATCGACCCAGCCGGAAACAAGCGGTCATCCGGCGTCGACGGTGGGTTCTCCGCCGGAATCCCGGGCAATGTCACCGACAGGGTGACAGACGTGCGCGCCGGCGCCGAGAACACCGGGGCCGGGGAGACCAAGGAGAACCTGGTCGATCTGCAGCCGGGGACCAAATGGCTGGCCTTCGAGCCCACCGCCTGGATCGAGTTCGACACGGACGCGCCGGTCAAGGTCGTCACCTATGCGATGACCTCGGCCAATGACGCAGCCGAGCGTGACCCCAGGGACTGGACCCTCAAGGGCTCGGCCGACGGCAAGGAGTGGAAGGTCCTGGACTCCCGTGAGGGCCAGAACTTCGAGAAGCGCTTCGAGACCAGAACGTACGACATCGCGGACGGCGCGAACGCCACCGCCTATGCGCACTACCGGCTGGAGATCACCAAGAACAACGGCGCGGGCCTGACCCAGCTCGCCGATGTGCAGTTCTCCAACGGCGACACCAGCACGCCCACGCCCGACGACATGCGCAGCCAGGTCGACCGCGGGCCCAGTGGCTCACCCACCGCCAAGTCCAGTGCAGGGTTCACCGGCAAGCGGGCGCTGAAGTACGCCGGCACTCACAAGGCGGACGGCCGGGCCTACTCGTACAACAAGGTCTTCGACGTCAACACGGCCGTGGGCCGCGACACCGAACTCTCGTACCGGATCTTCCCCTCCCTGCCGGACACGGATCTCAGCTACCCGGCCACGAATGTGTCGGTGGACCTCGCGTTCACCGACGGCACCTATCTGAGTGAACTCCGGGCCACGGACTCGCACGGCGGTCTGCTCACCCCGCAGGGCCAGGGCGCGGCCAAGCGGCTCTACGTCAACCAGTGGAACCAGGTCTCGTCCAGGATCGGTGCGGTCGCTTCCGGCCGGACGGTCGACCGGATCCTGGTGGCGTACGACTCCCCCAAGGGCCCGGCGAAGTTCCAGGGATGGATCGACGACATCTCGCTGAAGCCGAAGGCTCCCGAGCGGCGGCTCGCCCATCTTTCGGACTACGCGTCGACCGTCCGCGGCACCAACTCCAGCGGGTCCTTCTCCCGCGGCAACACCTTCCCCGCGACCGCCGTCCCGCACGGCTTCAACTTCTGGACCCCGGCGACCAACTCCGCGTCCAAGAGCTGGCTGTACGAGTACGCGCGCGGCAACAACGCGGACAATCTGCCGACCGTCCAGGCCTTCAGCGCCAGCCATGAGCCGAGCCCCTGGATGGGCGACCGGCAGACGTTCCAGCTGATGCCATCGGCCGCGGCAGGCACCCCGGACACCGACCGGGCCAAGCGGGCCCTGCCCTTCCGGCACGAGAAGGAGACCGCGCGTCCGCACTACTACGGCGTCACCTTCGAGAACGGCCTCAAGGCCGAGATCGCCCCGTCCGACCACGCGGCGATGATGCGGTTCACCTATCCCGGTGACGACGCGAGCGTCATCTTCGACAACGTCACCAAGGAAGGCGGCCTGACCCTCGATCCGGCCACCAGCTCCTTCACCGGCTTCTCGGACGTCAAGAGCGGACTGTCCACCGGTGCGACGCGGCTCTTCGTCTACGGCGTCTTCGACGCGCCGGTCACCTCCTCGGGCTCCGAGGGCGTCAGCGGTCATCTCCGCTTCAGTGCGGGCGAGGACCGCACCGTCGGTCTCCGTATCGCCACGTCGCTCATCAGCGTCGACCAGGCGAAGAAGAACCTCGCCGACGAGATCCCCCAGGGCACCCGCTTCGAGCGGGTCAAGGACCGCGCGCGGGCGGCCTGGGACGACCTGCTGGGCAAGGTCGAGGTCGAGGGCGCGAACCGCGACCAGCTCACGACTCTCTACTCCAGCCTCTACCGCCTGTACCTCTATCCGAACTCCGGCTTCGAGAACACCGGCACCACGTCCCGGCCCAGGCACCAGTACGCGAGCCCGTTCTCGCCGATGACCGGACCCGACACCCCGACCCGTACCGGCGCGAAGATCGTCGACGGGAAGGTGTACGTCAACAACGGCTTCTGGGACACCTATCGCACGACGTGGCCCGCGTACTCCCTCCTCACCCCGGCGAAGGCGGGCGAGCTGGTCGACGGCTTCGTCCAGCAGTACAAGGAAGGCGGCTGGATCTCGCGCTGGTCCTCACCCGGCTACGCGGACCTGATGACCGGCACCAGCTCGGACGTGGCCTTCGCCGACGCGTACGTCAAGGGCGTGGACTTCGACGCCGAGGCGGCGTACGAGGCGGCGCTCAAGAACGCGACCGTGGTACCGCCCTGGTCGGGTGTGGGCCGCAAGGGCATGGAGACCTCGCCGTTCCTCGGCTACGCCTCCACGCAGACCCATGAGGGCCTGTCCTGGTCGCTGGAGGGCTATCTCAACGACTACGGCCTGGCGAAGATGGGCCAGGCTCTCCACAAGAAGACCAAGAAGGCCCGCTACCAGGAGGAGTCCGCGTACTTCCTCAACCGGGCCCGGAACTACGTCACCCTCTTCGACTCCAGGGCCGGCTTCTTCCAGGGCCGCGACCTCAAGGGCGACTGGCGGGTCCCCTCCGAACAGTTCGACCCGCGGGTGTGGGGCTACGACTACACCGAGACCAACGGCTGGGGCTACGCCTTCACCGCGCCCCAGGACAGCCGCGGCCTCGCCAATCTCTACGGCGGCCGCGCGGCACTCGGCGAGAAGCTCGACGCCTACTTCTCCACCCCCGAGACGGCCTCGCCGGAGTTCGTGGGCTCGTACGGCAGCGTCATCCATGAGATGACGGAGGCCCGTGACGTCCGGATGGGCATGTACGGCCACTCCAACCAGGTCGCCCACCACGTCACCTACATGTACAACGCCGCCTCCCAGCCCTGGAAGACCCAGGAAAAGGTGCGTGAGGTGCTCTCCCGCCTCTACACCGGCAGCGAGATCGGGCAGGGCTACCACGGCGACGAGGACAACGGCGAGCAGTCGGCCTGGTATCTCTTCTCCGCGCTCGGCTTCTACCCGCTGGTGATGGGCAGTGGCGAGTACGCGATCGGGTCGCCGTTGTTCACCAAGGCGACCGTCCATCTGGAGAACGGCCACGATCTCGTGGTCAAGGCCCCGAGGAACAACGGGCGGAACATCTACGTGCAGAGCCTGCGGGTGAACAGCACGGCATGGAACTCCACCGCCCTTCCGCACGAACTGATCGCGCGGGGCGGCACGCTGGAGTTCTCGATGGGTTCCAAGCCGTCCTCGTGGGGCACCGGCAAGAAGGCGGCCCCGGTCTCCATCACGCAGGACGACAAGGCGCCCTCCCCCCGCCGCGATGCGATCACCGGGAGCGGTCCGCTCTTCGACAACGCCTCGGCGACCGAGGCCGCGTTCGAGAGGGCTGAGCTGCCGGTGGCGCCGGGGACCCGGGCGGTGCAGTACACACTCACCTCGTCGGCACGGGCCAAGGCCCCGGCCGGGTGGGTGCTGCAGGGCTCGCAGGACGGGACGACCTGGAAGGACCTGGACAAGCGCTCAGGCCAGAGCTTCGCCTGGGACAGGCAGACCCGCGCCTTCACGGTCGGCGCCCCGGGCAGCTATGCGAAGTACCGGCTCGTGGCGACCGGCCCGGCGACGCTGGCAGAGATCGAACTGCTTTCCTGA
- a CDS encoding IS630 family transposase encodes MTSAAGASVPRRGPKLEPLLLFDDERAVLERWTRRASSSQALALRARIVLACAGPEVPPIVAVARELRVTADTVRKWRRRFLVERLDGLVDEPRPGRPPTISVDQVEAVVVTTLEEIPKNATHWSRKSMAEHSGLSRSTIGRIWRKFQLKPHLTDTFKLSTDPLFVEKVYDVVGLYFNPPEGAVVLSVDEKSQIQALDRSQPVLPIMPGMPERRTHDYVRNGLTTLFAAFDVATGEVISALHRRHRATEFKKFLIRIDKEVPADLQIHLICDNYGTHKTPAIKTWLAKHPRFHMHFTPTGSSWINQVERWFGFLADQMIRRGAHKNVQNLEADIRRWIKNWNEDPKPFIWTKTAEEILESLAHFCRRISGAGH; translated from the coding sequence GTGACTTCTGCTGCTGGTGCGTCAGTTCCTCGTCGGGGCCCGAAGCTGGAACCGTTGCTGCTGTTTGATGACGAGCGAGCGGTGTTGGAGCGGTGGACGCGGCGGGCGTCGTCGTCCCAGGCGCTGGCCCTGCGTGCGCGGATCGTGCTGGCGTGCGCGGGGCCGGAGGTACCACCGATCGTCGCGGTCGCCCGCGAGTTGCGGGTGACCGCCGACACCGTCCGCAAGTGGCGGCGCCGGTTCCTGGTGGAGCGGCTGGACGGCCTGGTCGACGAGCCGCGGCCGGGCCGGCCGCCCACCATCAGCGTTGATCAGGTGGAAGCGGTCGTGGTCACGACGTTGGAGGAAATCCCGAAGAACGCCACTCACTGGTCGCGCAAGTCGATGGCCGAGCACAGCGGCCTGTCGAGGTCCACCATCGGCCGGATCTGGCGAAAGTTCCAGCTCAAGCCGCATCTGACGGACACCTTCAAACTGTCCACGGACCCGTTGTTCGTGGAGAAGGTCTACGACGTCGTCGGCCTGTACTTCAACCCGCCCGAAGGCGCGGTGGTCCTCTCGGTGGACGAGAAGTCCCAGATCCAGGCCTTGGACCGGTCCCAGCCGGTCCTGCCGATAATGCCCGGCATGCCCGAGCGGCGCACCCACGACTACGTCCGCAACGGCCTCACCACCCTGTTCGCCGCGTTCGACGTCGCCACCGGCGAGGTCATCAGTGCCCTGCACCGCCGACACCGGGCGACGGAGTTCAAGAAGTTCCTGATCAGGATCGACAAGGAAGTGCCCGCGGACCTGCAGATCCACCTGATCTGCGACAACTACGGCACCCACAAGACCCCCGCGATCAAAACATGGCTGGCCAAACACCCACGTTTTCACATGCACTTCACCCCCACCGGCTCCTCCTGGATCAACCAAGTCGAGCGGTGGTTCGGCTTCCTGGCCGACCAGATGATCCGCCGCGGCGCACACAAGAACGTCCAGAACCTGGAAGCCGACATCCGCCGCTGGATCAAGAACTGGAACGAAGACCCCAAGCCGTTCATCTGGACCAAGACCGCCGAAGAGATCCTCGAATCCCTCGCCCACTTCTGCCGACGGATTTCAGGCGCAGGACACTAG
- the ngcE gene encoding N-acetylglucosamine/diacetylchitobiose ABC transporter substrate-binding protein, giving the protein MGSTSAHKNDGLGRRDLIKRSAALGLITVPTMSFLAACASGGGGDDGSNTKGKVSKDNPFGVAKGSKVDVVVFKGGYGDDYAKAWEAAFDKKWGTKSSHLGTQEITGKLQPRFNGGNPPDVIDDSGAQQIKLDVLFKSGQLADLGPILDSPSLDDPSKKVRDTLIPGTVEQGLQGGKIVSLNYVYTVWGLWYSGKLFKEKGWTSPKTWDEFLAVCKSAKEAGIGGLAHQGKFPYYINVAIMDLIAKLGGLDAMKAIDNLDPKAFVGSNVAKQAVEAVYEVVEKGYLMPGTNGLTHTESQTRWNQYKAAFITSGSWLENEQLKQTPDDFDMKFLPMPLLPGSKLPFEAIRAGAGEPFIVPEKAKNKAAGQEFLRAMLSKEWSTIFAQKANSLTILKDGVDPNVQLRPGTKSAVDAVKAAGDNTFNYLYPNWYSQMDTDIQNASNELMAKRIQPAEWLKRAQAAVDKAAKDPNSKNNHRD; this is encoded by the coding sequence ATGGGATCCACCTCCGCCCACAAGAATGACGGCCTCGGCCGTCGTGATCTGATCAAGCGGTCTGCCGCACTCGGTTTGATCACCGTTCCGACGATGAGCTTCCTCGCCGCGTGTGCCTCCGGTGGTGGCGGCGACGACGGCAGCAACACCAAGGGGAAGGTCAGCAAGGACAACCCGTTCGGTGTGGCCAAGGGCAGCAAGGTCGACGTCGTCGTCTTCAAGGGCGGCTACGGCGACGACTACGCCAAGGCATGGGAAGCCGCCTTCGACAAGAAGTGGGGGACCAAGTCCTCCCACCTCGGCACCCAGGAGATCACCGGGAAGCTGCAGCCGCGCTTCAACGGAGGCAACCCGCCGGACGTCATCGACGACTCCGGCGCCCAGCAGATCAAGCTGGACGTGCTCTTCAAGAGCGGCCAGCTCGCCGATCTGGGGCCGATCCTGGACTCGCCCTCCCTCGACGACCCGAGCAAGAAGGTCCGGGACACCCTGATCCCGGGCACCGTCGAACAGGGACTCCAGGGCGGCAAGATCGTCTCGCTCAACTACGTCTACACCGTCTGGGGGCTGTGGTACTCGGGCAAGCTCTTCAAGGAGAAGGGCTGGACGTCTCCCAAGACCTGGGACGAATTCCTCGCCGTCTGCAAGTCGGCCAAGGAAGCGGGCATCGGCGGTCTCGCCCACCAGGGCAAATTCCCGTACTACATCAACGTCGCCATCATGGACCTGATTGCCAAACTCGGTGGTCTGGACGCCATGAAGGCGATCGACAATCTCGACCCCAAGGCATTCGTCGGCAGCAATGTCGCCAAGCAGGCCGTCGAAGCGGTCTACGAAGTGGTCGAGAAGGGCTATCTCATGCCCGGCACCAACGGCCTGACGCACACCGAGTCGCAGACCCGCTGGAACCAGTACAAGGCCGCGTTCATCACCTCGGGTTCCTGGCTGGAGAACGAGCAGCTCAAGCAGACTCCGGACGACTTCGACATGAAGTTCCTGCCGATGCCGCTGCTGCCCGGCAGCAAGCTGCCCTTCGAGGCGATCCGGGCCGGAGCCGGCGAGCCCTTCATCGTCCCGGAAAAAGCGAAGAACAAGGCCGCGGGCCAGGAATTCCTGCGCGCCATGCTCTCCAAGGAATGGTCGACGATCTTCGCCCAGAAGGCGAACTCGCTGACCATCCTCAAGGACGGCGTCGACCCGAACGTCCAGCTCCGCCCCGGCACCAAGTCGGCGGTGGACGCTGTGAAGGCTGCGGGCGACAACACCTTCAACTACCTGTACCCCAACTGGTACAGCCAGATGGACACCGACATCCAGAACGCGTCCAACGAGCTCATGGCCAAGCGAATCCAGCCGGCGGAATGGCTGAAGCGGGCTCAGGCAGCGGTCGACAAGGCGGCAAAGGACCCGAACAGCAAGAACAACCACCGCGACTGA
- the acnA gene encoding aconitate hydratase AcnA: MSANSFDARSTLRVGDESYEIFKLDKVEGSARLPYSLKVLLENLLRTEDGANITADHIRALGGWDSQAQPSQEIQFTPARVIMQDFTGVPCVVDLATMREAVKELGGDPAKINPLAPAELVIDHSVIADKFGTKDAFAQNVELEYGRNKERYQFLRWGQTAFDEFKVVPPGTGIVHQVNIEHLARTVMVRGGQAYPDTLVGTDSHTTMVNGLGVLGWGVGGIEAEAAMLGQPVSMLIPRVVGFKLTGELRPGTTATDLVLTITEMLRKHGVVGKFVEFYGEGVAATSLANRATIGNMSPEFGSTAAIFPIDDETLNYLKLTGRSEQQVALVEAYAKEQGLWLDPAAEPDFSEKLELDLSTVVPSIAGPKRPQDRIVLAGAKEQFALDVRNYVDVDDEAGKESFPASDAPAEHNGVPTRPTLVTAPDGSTYEIDHGAVTVAAITSCTNTSNPYVMVAAALVAKKAVEKGLTRKPWVKTTLAPGSKVVTDYFDKAGLTPYLDKVGFNLVGYGCTTCIGNSGPLPEEVSKAVNEHDLAVTSVLSGNRNFEGRINPDVKMNYLASPPLVVAYAIAGSMKVDITKDALGIDQDGKPVYLTDIWPTEAEVNDVVANAIGEDMFNKSYQDVFAGDAQWQALPIPTGNTFEWDPQSTYVRKPPYFEGMTMETTPVSDISGARVLAKLGDSVTTDHISPAGAIKADTPAGKYLTEHGVERRDFNSYGSRRGNHEVMIRGTFANIRLRNQIAPGTEGGYTRDFTQEGGPVSFIYDASQNYQSAGVPLVILAGKEYGSGSSRDWAAKGTALLGVKAVIAESYERIHRSNLIGMGVLPLQFPEGASAASFGLTGEETFSFSGVSELNNGITPRTVKVTTDTGVEFDAVVRIDTPGEADYYRNGGIMQYVLRNLIRN; this comes from the coding sequence GTGTCGGCGAACAGCTTCGACGCCCGCAGCACGCTGCGCGTGGGCGACGAGTCGTACGAGATCTTCAAGCTGGACAAGGTCGAGGGCTCCGCACGCCTCCCTTACAGCCTGAAGGTGCTGCTGGAGAACCTGCTCCGCACGGAGGACGGCGCGAACATCACCGCCGACCACATCCGCGCGCTCGGCGGCTGGGACTCGCAGGCTCAGCCGAGCCAGGAGATCCAGTTCACGCCGGCCCGCGTGATCATGCAGGACTTCACCGGCGTTCCCTGTGTCGTCGACCTCGCCACCATGCGTGAGGCCGTGAAGGAGCTCGGCGGTGACCCGGCGAAGATCAACCCGCTGGCCCCCGCCGAGCTGGTCATCGACCACTCCGTCATCGCCGACAAGTTCGGCACCAAGGACGCCTTCGCGCAGAATGTCGAGCTGGAGTACGGCCGCAACAAGGAGCGGTACCAGTTCCTGCGCTGGGGCCAGACCGCCTTCGACGAGTTCAAGGTCGTCCCGCCGGGCACCGGCATCGTCCACCAGGTCAACATCGAGCACCTTGCTCGTACGGTCATGGTCCGGGGCGGCCAGGCCTACCCCGACACCCTCGTCGGCACCGACTCGCACACCACCATGGTCAACGGCCTCGGCGTCCTCGGCTGGGGCGTCGGCGGCATCGAGGCCGAGGCCGCGATGCTCGGCCAGCCGGTCTCCATGCTCATCCCGCGCGTCGTCGGCTTCAAGCTGACCGGTGAGCTGAGGCCCGGCACCACCGCCACCGACCTGGTGCTCACCATCACCGAGATGCTGCGCAAGCACGGCGTCGTCGGCAAGTTCGTCGAGTTCTACGGTGAGGGTGTGGCCGCGACGAGCCTCGCCAACCGCGCCACCATCGGCAACATGTCGCCGGAGTTCGGCTCCACCGCCGCGATCTTCCCGATCGACGACGAGACCCTGAACTACCTGAAGCTGACCGGCCGCAGCGAGCAGCAGGTCGCGCTCGTCGAGGCGTACGCCAAGGAGCAGGGCCTCTGGCTCGACCCGGCCGCCGAGCCCGACTTCTCCGAGAAGCTCGAGCTGGACCTGTCCACGGTCGTCCCGTCGATCGCCGGGCCGAAGCGCCCGCAGGACCGTATCGTCCTGGCAGGCGCCAAGGAGCAGTTCGCGCTCGACGTACGCAACTACGTGGACGTGGACGACGAGGCGGGCAAGGAGTCCTTCCCGGCCTCCGACGCCCCGGCCGAGCACAACGGCGTTCCGACCCGCCCGACACTGGTCACCGCCCCCGACGGCTCGACGTACGAGATCGACCACGGCGCCGTCACCGTCGCCGCGATCACCTCCTGCACCAACACCTCGAACCCGTACGTCATGGTCGCCGCCGCGCTCGTGGCCAAGAAGGCGGTCGAGAAGGGCCTGACCCGCAAGCCGTGGGTCAAGACCACGCTCGCCCCCGGCTCCAAGGTCGTGACCGACTACTTCGACAAGGCGGGTCTCACCCCCTACCTCGACAAGGTCGGCTTCAACCTCGTCGGCTACGGCTGCACCACCTGCATCGGCAACTCCGGCCCGCTGCCGGAGGAGGTCTCCAAGGCGGTCAACGAGCACGACCTGGCTGTTACGTCCGTCCTCTCGGGCAACCGTAACTTCGAGGGGCGCATCAACCCCGACGTCAAGATGAACTACCTGGCATCCCCGCCGCTGGTCGTCGCGTACGCCATCGCGGGCTCCATGAAGGTGGACATCACCAAGGACGCGCTCGGCATCGACCAGGACGGCAAGCCGGTCTACCTAACGGACATCTGGCCGACCGAGGCCGAGGTCAACGATGTGGTGGCCAACGCCATCGGCGAGGACATGTTCAACAAGTCCTACCAGGACGTCTTCGCGGGCGACGCGCAGTGGCAGGCGCTGCCGATCCCGACCGGCAACACCTTCGAGTGGGACCCGCAGTCCACCTACGTCCGCAAGCCCCCGTACTTCGAGGGCATGACGATGGAGACCACCCCGGTCTCGGACATCTCCGGCGCGCGCGTGCTGGCCAAGCTGGGCGACTCGGTCACCACCGACCACATCTCCCCGGCCGGTGCCATCAAGGCCGACACCCCGGCCGGAAAGTACCTCACGGAGCACGGCGTCGAGCGCCGTGACTTCAACTCCTACGGCTCGCGCCGAGGCAACCACGAGGTCATGATCCGCGGCACCTTCGCCAACATCCGCCTGCGCAACCAGATCGCGCCGGGCACCGAGGGCGGATACACCCGCGACTTCACGCAGGAGGGCGGGCCGGTCTCCTTCATCTACGACGCCTCGCAGAACTACCAGTCCGCCGGCGTCCCGCTGGTCATCCTGGCGGGCAAGGAGTACGGCTCCGGCTCGTCCCGCGACTGGGCCGCCAAGGGCACCGCGCTGCTCGGCGTCAAGGCCGTCATCGCCGAGTCGTACGAGCGCATCCACCGCTCGAACCTCATCGGCATGGGCGTCCTGCCGCTGCAGTTCCCGGAGGGCGCTTCCGCCGCGTCCTTCGGCCTGACCGGCGAGGAGACCTTCTCCTTCAGCGGCGTGAGCGAGCTGAACAACGGCATCACGCCGCGCACGGTCAAGGTCACCACCGACACGGGTGTGGAGTTCGACGCGGTCGTCCGCATCGACACCCCCGGTGAGGCGGACTACTACCGCAACGGCGGCATCATGCAGTACGTGCTGCGGAACCTGATCCGCAACTAA